The Archocentrus centrarchus isolate MPI-CPG fArcCen1 chromosome 7, fArcCen1, whole genome shotgun sequence genome window below encodes:
- the tspan31 gene encoding tetraspanin-31 isoform X1, producing MVCGGFTCSKNALCSLNVVYMLVGLLLIGVAAWGKGYGLVSSIHIIGGVIAVGVFLLLIAVVGLIGAIHHHQVMLFFYMVILFIVFLFQFGVSCSCLAMNSEQQEKLLNSAWELMENKTRADLESQLNCCGLFNSTEKHQVNRDFKSCPAQCAKKGECVPCGNKMLDHATEALKILGGVGLFFSFTEILGVWLAVRYRNQKDPRANPSAFL from the exons ATGGTCTGCGGCGGGTTCACTTGTTCCAAAAACGCTCTGTGCTCCCTGAATGTGGTGTACATG CTGGTCGGGCTGCTGCTAATTGGAGTAGCAGCGTGGGGGAAGGGCTACGGCTTGGTGTCGAGCATCCACATCATTGGTGGGGTCATCGCGGTGGGCGTTTTCCTGCTGCTCATTGCTGTTGTAGGACTGATCGGAGCCATCCACCACCACCAAGTCATGCTTTTCTTT TACATGGTCATTCTCTTCATTGTCTTCCTCTTCCAATTTGGAGTTTCATGTTCCTGCTTGGCGAtgaacagtgagcagcag GAGAAACTTCTGAACTCTGCATGGGAACTGATGGAAAACAAGACCCGGGCAGACCTGGAGAGTCAGCTTAACTGCTGTGGGCTGTTCAACAGCACTGAAAAACACCAGGTTAACCGGGACTTCAAGAGCTGTCCTGCT CAATGCGCAAAGAAAGGTGAATGTGTGCCCTGCGGGAACAAGATGCTGGATCATGCCACAGAGGCTCTGAAGATCCTCGGGGGCGTGGGGCTCTTCTTCAGCTTCACAGAG ATCCTGGGGGTGTGGCTCGCTGTGCGCTACAGAAACCAGAAGGATCCACGAGCAAACCCGAGTGCTTTCCTATAG
- the tspan31 gene encoding tetraspanin-31 isoform X2, producing MVCGGFTCSKNALCSLNVVYMLVGLLLIGVAAWGKGYGLVSSIHIIGGVIAVGVFLLLIAVVGLIGAIHHHQVMLFFYMVILFIVFLFQFGVSCSCLAMNSEQQEKLLNSAWELMENKTRADLESQLNCCGLFNSTEKHQVNRDFKSCPAQCAKKGECVPCGNKMLDHATEALKILGGVGLFFSFTECIPPLLQAFFNLFPTHTVQ from the exons ATGGTCTGCGGCGGGTTCACTTGTTCCAAAAACGCTCTGTGCTCCCTGAATGTGGTGTACATG CTGGTCGGGCTGCTGCTAATTGGAGTAGCAGCGTGGGGGAAGGGCTACGGCTTGGTGTCGAGCATCCACATCATTGGTGGGGTCATCGCGGTGGGCGTTTTCCTGCTGCTCATTGCTGTTGTAGGACTGATCGGAGCCATCCACCACCACCAAGTCATGCTTTTCTTT TACATGGTCATTCTCTTCATTGTCTTCCTCTTCCAATTTGGAGTTTCATGTTCCTGCTTGGCGAtgaacagtgagcagcag GAGAAACTTCTGAACTCTGCATGGGAACTGATGGAAAACAAGACCCGGGCAGACCTGGAGAGTCAGCTTAACTGCTGTGGGCTGTTCAACAGCACTGAAAAACACCAGGTTAACCGGGACTTCAAGAGCTGTCCTGCT CAATGCGCAAAGAAAGGTGAATGTGTGCCCTGCGGGAACAAGATGCTGGATCATGCCACAGAGGCTCTGAAGATCCTCGGGGGCGTGGGGCTCTTCTTCAGCTTCACAGAG tgcatacctccacttctccaggctttcttcAACTTGTTCCCTACTCACACTGTCCAGTGA